The stretch of DNA CCCTGCTGTCATCCTCCGCTTTACTGCACAGGAGCTCAGCCACCTTCAGGACGAGGTCCTTCTGAGCTGGGTTCATGTCCACCGACCTCTGAACAAACAAAGAGGCACAAGCGCACGATAAGTGGGTTGCGTGCCAGAAATACTTTTGCAGTAGTTATACTTCTCCAAAATATGCACCCGACATTCTTGTTTTACAGATATACAAACCGCTGGAGTGCGTGTTGAAATTCATGGGTGACCACTTGCCTTATAGCATCCCACTGCCTTGTtgatatctccctctctttcatagAGCTGACCAAGGAATTTATGTGCCTTGGGATCCCTTTCCTGCACCTTGAGGTATTCCGATACATGTCTGTCAGGTAGGACAGTGAGAGAAATACATGAGTTAATCAGGTTGACTAATCATTTCGACAGTCTGTATGACTAAAATACAACCATTGGCATGTTTAATGGCAGACAACACGTTGGCAGTATTCCTTGCACTATCCTTGTACTTTGTATTTGTTATGAATCTCAATTTTTAGGTACTAGTGATTGCATTGTGTTaatgttgtattttgtattgtTGTTACGTGAACTTTGTCGACAAAACAATATCCCATTTTGGCACAATAGATCAACTTGAGCCTAATAACACGCAACAAAATGTGTGAATGTTCATGGAAGTGGCAATAATAACATCATCAGCCTGCATGTCATCAGTAGCGGTCTGGCTTACCTTTTAGCAAGTTCATACTCCTTTGCTTCAGAATACAATTTAGCAAATAAAAATCCTTTTATTGGTCTCTGTAGAAAAACACTGTGGTTAACAGTTGTCCTGAAAGACTGAATGATAACATTAGTTGCCAACAACTGTAGGGGCCTCGGTCTGAACAGTCATATGTCCGTAAAAACATAATTactagcaagttagccaacACTAACCCCTTTTAATTATGACTGATCAGTTAATCAATAGGCATCGATAGCCACCCGTCACAACTTACACACTTACACGATTATAAAACACCTTGATTTGTTGACTAATTTCAAATATTAGCTAGTTTGCTAACCTGTCCCGCTTTTTTTTCCAGCCGAGGtggctagtagtagtagtagtaggacACGAGGAGAGGCTATTGCTAGCTAGAACATTCTAATTTTAACATTATTTACAAACTAATTTTGCCTTTGACTAGCGTCAGGCTGTAAGTTGATTAGTGTTCCCTTGTAAGGTTTCAAATAGACGGTTGATACACTCACTGACAGGCCGGCTGCTGGCAGTGAATGCTAGCTACTAGGCtagtagctactgtagctaaagcTAGCTCTAGGCTTGCTATAACAGCGACGCAGTCAAACCGGCATATTTACCTCTTTCAGTGAAGGAGACGAATTTTGTACTGAGGAAATATAACGGTCCACTTCGGCTTTGCTTCGCCGCATGGCTAAACGTTTTTCTAATTTCAAAATCGCAATAACGTAGTACCAAAACTTCACTGAATTATTTTAGAAGCCACACGTTATTTAATTCCTCCTGAGAATGCGCACACTCTGTGTGAaggctgtgattggccaacaggGTTCAGCTTTTGCATTCGTTTTCGGAATGTCAGGTGGTGGTATTCAAGTTTACTGATTGTGTTCCTCTCATAGCGATAAACATAAAGAAAACATCGATTTTATCTTTATCAAATCTGATAAACAGATTTCTCCGTTTCTTCCATCGCCATTCTCTTTGGCTATACAGTTTCACAGTTGGCCAACAGATTTATTTGAAATTCCGCTCCGCCCGTGTTCGCGTGTCCCGTCATTTGACTGGTCACCCCTTGTTCAAAATCAAGTGACGCTCTCAATTATAAAGTTTTACCACAGATTAAATAATTATGTATCTTTGATTTACGGACGCATATTCTTAACAAAAAGTAACATGATGACCTTCTCAAATGTAAGGTTGGAGCATAATATCCACGTAGGCCAACTGGCTTACAAGCTTTTGTCCTTATCCGACAGATATGGGAACACTTCTATTCTCTTTTACTTTTAACACTGACACATTTTCATATGCCTCCATAAAAATAACAACACATCAAAACAATTAACTGTGGAATGTATCAGTTAAGGCGAAAAAAGAAACAGCAGCATGTCCACAACTGTTTCAACTGAGATGCTTTCTTCATAAGTGGATCTAAACCTTGTCGGAAGTCAGCAACCTTCTTAAGAGGATATGGTTTTGGGGGATTATATAGCCTAataaacaacataaaaaaacattCCCACATCATTAGTCACATCCGGTTTAATACAAGTCATTACAACATCGACATTTGTCGCTGTTTGTTTCCACAATATTTATTTTCCATCTCAAACACTTAGTGATGCAAAGAACAAGGGATTACACATTTCCAAATCATTGCCAGACAACTGGCTCGATTTAGTGTGACATAAGAGTGTGTTAGGCTACTTATTAATGTCATTGTTGGACCCATACATATGAAGGCCATTGGTGACTGTGTATAAATCTTGTAGGATAAATAAACTGTAGCTTTAAAGCATGAATGTAATGTTGAATACAATGACATGCAAACTGACATACTATGACATGCAAATTCATAACAAAGGTGAACAGAAAAGGCCTGCAGGTAGTATTATGTAATACTGTGATACAAGTAATACACAacagtcagttttttttttgttgtactTTACACCATCTTATAACCTGAGGTGCTGGGTTGGAGGCTTGCCTTTCTCCTTTTTGGTATTGATATTTGTTTTAttaatctatatatatatatatgtacaataCTGCAGAAAAATACATATTATCACCAACACCAACAGTAAGGCAGTAGTCTTTATTTTGCACAACAATTCATGTTGGCTGACAGACTAACCTTGCATTTAGGTTTCTTTCTTATCTCAACACTTTCATAATAGACTTCTTTATTGATGAAAACCTACAGCGCCAGAGGCCTGTGTGCATGATTTTATAAAAAGGAAAAGGATAAGTTaagagaaataaaaaagaaataacATAGGCATCTTGAGGCTATATTCAGATGCAGGCACTGAGCTAAGGCTGATTATATGGACAcaactctgtctgtgtctgtctgtctttctgcgtAAGGCCCATGAGCTGGTCATCACTATGAGACCACGATTAAAAGAACAAATAACCAAATCAATTGAATTTATCTACCATCAAACCTGACCATAACCTAAGACGCAACCATCACAAATGCCTCACAAGTCTTGCACGCATTGTCATTTTCCCTCCTTTCTAATTTGGTATTATGCAAGGCAGAGGTTTGGGCCCTCAGCCTGCATGTACATCGGCCAGTTTACTTTCGTCCGACAGTCTCAGAGAGCTTCTTCAgtctcttcttcagctccaggGGGAACTTCTCATAGCACTTCTTACACACTGGCTTCATGTCAAACTCCACAAACTTGTTCCTGTGGAAGAGAGAAACAATATAACCTTTAAAGATATCCAATCTGTTTTCTCAGCCAGGTGGAGCAAACCACCTTAATGGTCGCTCAGGTGACTTGACAAGAAACACCAAACCACATTAGAGGTACACACTGTCATGTGAACTCGTTCGGTGAACTACTGAACAGCGTCaaatctgtctgtatgtgttttaAAAGGCGTACAGCTCATTACATTCCCCATCCCTAGTCCAGCAGACAGCCCCTTTCGTAGGGCAGCTTATTCCCTCCACGGGATCAGCAGACTGGGCACTTGGGAGACCCACTGGGGCCCCTTGAGATCACACAACCAGACTCAATGACAGGAAGTGATTAGGGATTTACCGATAGTACACAGAGCTAAGGGAACAAGGCCTTCCCTTCATTCTGTGACTGATCTTTAGAAATACACACCAGCCACTACAGAACATCCCTCTCCAATCATGAAACTAAGGACTTCCGGATTAGAAGTTGCTGTAGTGAGTTAAGCTTCTGGTGTGACTGCCGAGAAATAGTTGTGTACAGCTTGGTATTTTTGATAGAGGTCTTTAATGTGGTCAGCACTAGGGTGGGAAATGCCAGGCCTGTTGCCAGACCAGTTTACTGTAACCGGTTTTAAGTATGGTGTTTATTATGGCCTGTTGTTAGACTGGACTTTCACCATGTGTGCTGGTACTACAACTAAGAAAGTAAAATCATATTGAATATGATTTGACaaatcaaaatatatttgagaAAGTAACCGACATCAATGTAtttcaaatgtaaaaacattaGACTACAGAGTATGGGCAGATGTATCTTAAAATGTATCAAGCAGAGAAACATTTAGGGATATAAAACTGTGAGAAAGGCTGCACAATACAGGGGAAGAAGAAGTGAAAGAAGATGGAGACTAACCAAAGAATGGAGCGTGGAAGTAAGAAGGAAAGAACGATAGAAGGTTACAGACACATGgccattttcttcttcttgtctttggagTCGCGCTCACGTTTGGCCAGCCGGCGTTTCATGTCATCTGGCATGTGCTCATAGCAGTGTTTACAAACTGGCTTCAGATCCACCTCCACAAACTTATCCCTGACAGGGACAGATGCCAGGGAGGGCAGAAGACAGGAGAGCAGTAGAgagaagtgggagggagaggagaggaaaggagatgagggaaaaggagaaggaagggatgtggagaggagagaagaatggTACACGAAGAACGAGAAAGTATAAAAGGGACAGTGAATTGGACAACAGGAATATTAGAAGTCTGAGATCCAGAACAGGTCACAGACAAGGTGGAAAAGCAATTGTTGCTGTAAGAAAATGTAcagaagagagaggatggatgacAGACAGAATAGGAGAAGGCCAACTTGATTTTAACTGTAGCCCTAACTCAGAACTTATCGTTTTGCTTCTTAGCTATACCTTCATCAATCAATTACAGCCGAGTGTGAGACAACTCAGGACTCAGGCTTTGTATCATACTGGGTTTGTGGGCTAGCACTTACTTGAGGGTCAGTTTGGTGTTGCAGGTGGAGCAGGCAAAACAGTTGACACACCAGGCCTTATTCAGGGCTGACACCACTGAAACACACCATCAACACACTCAGTCTAAACTCCAAATTTTAAACATTCCTTCAATAACTGTATTACACTTTGATTGATCAAAATCTTACCGTCGCCTTCAATGACTCGATTGCAGTGGTAGCAGACATCTCCAAATAGCTGAAGGAGATGAAtgtagggagagtgagagagagagaaagagagtctgTCAGAAAGTTTCTTTGTGCTACACTTGTGAAGGTATCAATGCTTGCTAAAGTGCTGAAGCCATGCACAGTCTAGCATGCAATTCATGATTAAATCGTTAAGCAAGATTTTCATATCAAAACCATCTTGAGatgcattctttctttcttttttttccaattCAACGACGAAGCAAACAAGGCCATCCAAAACAACACTGATGTGGTACGTTACCTGTGTGGCATTGGGGTCTCAGTGAGTGAGCGTTACCTGGTTGTAGTGGGTCTCACAGTAGGCCAGCCCCTTGCGTTCGTAGTGGCGGTGTCCAAGGAAGGGTTTCTCACACTtagcacacacaaaatgctgcAAACACACCCACCACCAAGCCCAGCACAACCGGTTAGTCCAGATGCATGGGTCAGGCTCATGAAGTAGTCCAGACCCAGGCCAAACCTAGTTCAGACTGAGGCTATGCAAGTCCAAGGGCAGGACAGGCCAGCTAGGTCTGGGATTAGACGGCAGCAGCGAGACAGAGTGCCCCCTGGTGGACGTTGTAACCCATTGAATGACAGTTGGGACAACCTAGCAAATGGAGATTTTCGATATAGGTCTCCAGATTTATTTGACACACACTCATCACTGACCATGCCTGAAAGGGCTTCAAGCTGAGCCATCGAGCATGTTGATGCAGTGTAATCAGAGGTCCCGCATATCTGTGAGGGATGGGTATGTACCAGTTACGTCCAGCAGGGGGAAGCAGTTACAGAGCAGGACAGAGCAGACCAGGCCAAGGGCAGCAGTCAGGGAGGGTTAACAACATAACCCTAACGAACCCCTCACCATATCAAAGTGCCTCTCACAGTAGGCATGCCCCCCACGCTCGTAATAGGGGTGGCCCTGAAAGGGacgctcacacacagcacacacgtgGTGCTGACGCCAGGGGAGCGacagaagaaaaggagagaagaggagggacagggtaACAAAGGACGCTGAGAGGAAAGAGGATGACAGCAAGTGTGGAAACAGCAAAGGATGTCCATAATTCTGGGATAAGACCCCTGAACAGGGCGGCAGGTATGAAGGCATCGGAAATGTCAAACGGGGGATCGCagacagaatgagaggagataaaacaacaacagtggcaataaaaaaacacgACTCAATGGTCACAAGGTTAAAAACGCTATTTCAAAACGTCGGTCGTCTTGTGACTGCGGTGCGGATGTCATACCTCCACGTGCCATTGCTTGCCCATGGCGTTGACCACGCGGCCTTCAATGGGTCTCCTGCAGGCCCCACAGATGGGCACGCCCATCTTGTCGTGACAGGGCAGGCAGTAGAGCTCTCCCTTCAGCTCCCTGGCATCCGCTGTCAGCTCCTTGCTACAGGGATGGAAACAGAGAACGGACAAACCTTACAACACACTATCACAATTCATCAAGTCATTAAGACATGGGGACTAACAGAATCGAAAGCAGATGCTGATGTGCTAGATGTGTTTGTATGGAACAGAACAGTTGGGAAATGGGAACCATTTATCTTAAAAACGATAGGATAAGATATCATGGAATCTGGGAAGGGAATCTGGGAAGGGACCTGTGGGCTGAGACCAAAAAATGCTGACCACACCTCTGTGATATGAAGTATGTTAGCAAGGGTGACTCAtcgctaagtgtgtgtgtctgtgtgtgtgtgtgtgtgtaagatgctGGGTAGAATTGTTTAATTTAGCCTCCTGCCAGCAGTGtgcaccctctctccctgcttccctGCTTCCTGGTCTGTGTGCATTCTGCCTTATTAGGGATTTTTTtaacacacagcatacacacacacgcacagtggaGAATGTGACGTCTGTGGCAAGTTCTTGTGGCAAGTTCTTGTGGCAAGTTCCTGGCCAAATATATTTATCACATTAACTTCAGACTGAGAGTCACAAAAAAAGAGGACCTAGGTTCTAACCAATGTTTCCACTGTAACCGGTTTACACTACCTCTCCATACTAACACATCAGGCTTGATGTATGAGATGGCATTTCAAATAGATTCACATTTCTAAATGTGAATCTTCATTATTATTGGGTGTTCAATCGTCAAAATCCAGTGGCTTTGTACCATGTCTACCTGTGTTGTCATATTGACCTCAGCTGTGTAACTCCAGTGAGCCTGGACAAGCCTTTCCCGaatacagaaaacacacaccccGCCTAGCCGCTCCCTGATCAGCTCCCTATACAGCATGACATGGTTTAGACTCTCTATTCTCTTCCAGAcattgtgttgggactgggagTGGAGGGATGTCATACTGGCTTTGAGCTTGCTGTGAAGGAGTAGTTGAGTTTAGAATTACAAGCGTACCCGCAGTTGTTGCAGTTGAAGTGGTCAGGGTGGTAGGGGTCATTCTTGAAGAGCAGGGGCTGCTCCTCGATGATGGCGTGGCACTTCTGGCAGACGTATTTGCCCAAACCACGCGCCTTCTCGCGGTTATGGCACGGGCGACACAGGTGTCTGAGGAAgaaagggatgaagggatggaaggagggatggaaggaaagGATGGTGCGAGTACATATAGATATATCAGCGGTGATCCCTGATATCAGTGGCAATTTGGACTAAT from Hypomesus transpacificus isolate Combined female chromosome 23, fHypTra1, whole genome shotgun sequence encodes:
- the LOC124485890 gene encoding LIM and senescent cell antigen-like-containing domain protein 1 isoform X1; the protein is MEVQSRPLPPSIPEDAEAPDLAPAGVNGVHAGRHGDGGGEAEVPESKSQRRQSDVKVYKEFCDFYARFNMANALANAMCERCKSGFAPAEKIVNSNGELYHEQCFVCAQCFQQFPEGLFYEFEGRKYCEHDFQMLFAPCCHQCGEFIIGRVIKAMNNSWHPDCFCCDLCQAVLADVGFVKNAGRHLCRPCHNREKARGLGKYVCQKCHAIIEEQPLLFKNDPYHPDHFNCNNCGKELTADARELKGELYCLPCHDKMGVPICGACRRPIEGRVVNAMGKQWHVEHFVCAKCEKPFLGHRHYERKGLAYCETHYNQLFGDVCYHCNRVIEGDVVSALNKAWCVNCFACSTCNTKLTLKNKFVEFDMKPVCKKCYEKFPLELKKRLKKLSETVGRK
- the LOC124485890 gene encoding LIM and senescent cell antigen-like-containing domain protein 1 isoform X2 — translated: MEVQSRPLPPSIPEDAEAPDLAPAGVNGVHAGRHGDGGGEAEVPESKSQRRQSDVKVYKEFCDFYARFNMANALANAMCERCKSGFAPAEKIVNSNGELYHEQCFVCAQCFQQFPEGLFYEFEGRKYCEHDFQMLFAPCCHQCGEFIIGRVIKAMNNSWHPDCFCCDLCQAVLADVGFVKNAGRHLCRPCHNREKARGLGKYVCQKCHAIIEEQPLLFKNDPYHPDHFNCNNCGKELTADARELKGELYCLPCHDKMGVPICGACRRPIEGRVVNAMGKQWHVEHHVCAVCERPFQGHPYYERGGHAYCERHFDMLFGDVCYHCNRVIEGDVVSALNKAWCVNCFACSTCNTKLTLKNKFVEFDMKPVCKKCYEKFPLELKKRLKKLSETVGRK
- the LOC124485890 gene encoding LIM and senescent cell antigen-like-containing domain protein 1 isoform X4, with the translated sequence MLGVTEMTNGNMANALANAMCERCKSGFAPAEKIVNSNGELYHEQCFVCAQCFQQFPEGLFYEFEGRKYCEHDFQMLFAPCCHQCGEFIIGRVIKAMNNSWHPDCFCCDLCQAVLADVGFVKNAGRHLCRPCHNREKARGLGKYVCQKCHAIIEEQPLLFKNDPYHPDHFNCNNCGKELTADARELKGELYCLPCHDKMGVPICGACRRPIEGRVVNAMGKQWHVEHFVCAKCEKPFLGHRHYERKGLAYCETHYNQLFGDVCYHCNRVIEGDVVSALNKAWCVNCFACSTCNTKLTLKNKFVEFDMKPVCKKCYEKFPLELKKRLKKLSETVGRK
- the LOC124485890 gene encoding LIM and senescent cell antigen-like-containing domain protein 1 isoform X5; amino-acid sequence: MANALANAMCERCKSGFAPAEKIVNSNGELYHEQCFVCAQCFQQFPEGLFYEFEGRKYCEHDFQMLFAPCCHQCGEFIIGRVIKAMNNSWHPDCFCCDLCQAVLADVGFVKNAGRHLCRPCHNREKARGLGKYVCQKCHAIIEEQPLLFKNDPYHPDHFNCNNCGKELTADARELKGELYCLPCHDKMGVPICGACRRPIEGRVVNAMGKQWHVEHFVCAKCEKPFLGHRHYERKGLAYCETHYNQLFGDVCYHCNRVIEGDVVSALNKAWCVNCFACSTCNTKLTLKNKFVEFDMKPVCKKCYEKFPLELKKRLKKLSETVGRK
- the LOC124485890 gene encoding LIM and senescent cell antigen-like-containing domain protein 1 isoform X3, with the translated sequence MNALRLKELSNSDLYRRRQERPDSYGSVARDSLSNMANALANAMCERCKSGFAPAEKIVNSNGELYHEQCFVCAQCFQQFPEGLFYEFEGRKYCEHDFQMLFAPCCHQCGEFIIGRVIKAMNNSWHPDCFCCDLCQAVLADVGFVKNAGRHLCRPCHNREKARGLGKYVCQKCHAIIEEQPLLFKNDPYHPDHFNCNNCGKELTADARELKGELYCLPCHDKMGVPICGACRRPIEGRVVNAMGKQWHVEHFVCAKCEKPFLGHRHYERKGLAYCETHYNQLFGDVCYHCNRVIEGDVVSALNKAWCVNCFACSTCNTKLTLKNKFVEFDMKPVCKKCYEKFPLELKKRLKKLSETVGRK